Part of the Streptomyces sp. NBC_01264 genome, CCATCCCGGAGTCCGAGCCCGGCGTGCACCTGTACGGCATCGGGCGCGACGGCTCCACCGTGACGGTCGTGCAGTGGGGGCAGATGGGCAACCTGAGCCACGCCCCCGTCCCGGCCTTCAAGAAGACGACCGTCAAGGCGGTGAACAAGCTCAACCCCTGACGCGTCACGCCCCCGGTGGGACCATGGAAGTGACGGAGAAGCCGGGGAGGGTGGGCAACGGCGTGGAGGCGGCGATGGCCATGCGCACCGGAAACGAACCGGTGACCGCCCGCAGTGCGCTGCGGCTGCGGTTCTGGCTGAGTCTGTGGGGGATGATCTGGTCCGGCGCCGGGGCGGCGGCGTTCGCGCTCGCCGCCCGGCCCGGATGGGCGGCGGCCTGCGCCGCCGTCACCGTCCTCGCGGCCGTGGACCTGGCCGTGGTGCTCCGCCGCATCCACCAGGGCCCGCACTACCAGCCGGGCCGCGACGTCCCGCCGTACGAGCCCCCTGGCCACTAGACGTCCGGCCCCCGGCTGCCCGCCCCGGTCATCCGGCTACTTCTCGAAGCGGGCCGCCGCCAGGTAGTCCGGCTGGGGGTCGAGGGCAGCCGCGAGGCGGAAGTGCTTGCGGGCCTGCTCCGGCCGGCCCGCGCGCTCGTGGGTCCGGGCCAGTGCGAAGTGGGCGAACGCGTTGTCCGGCTCCCGCTCCAG contains:
- a CDS encoding DUF6343 family protein is translated as MRTGNEPVTARSALRLRFWLSLWGMIWSGAGAAAFALAARPGWAAACAAVTVLAAVDLAVVLRRIHQGPHYQPGRDVPPYEPPGH